The DNA region AGTTATTTTACTACTTGCATGGTCACTTAGTTCAATCATTAAAGATTTAGGAACTTCGAGATATTTAGTAGGAATTTTATCAGATTCAGTTCCACTTTGGGTTCTTCCAACAACTATTTTTATACTTGGATCATCTATCTCATTTTCTACGGGAACAAGTTATGGAACAATGGGTATTTTAATGCCACTTGCCATACCTTTAGCTTTTGCAATAGGCGGATACAATGGCTTAACAGAGCATATACTTCACTCATATATGATAATAAATATTGGCTCTGTATTAACAGGAGCGATATTTGGCGATCACTGTTCACCGATATCAGATACAACAATACTTTCTTCAATGGGAGCAGGTTGCAATCACATAGATCACGTTGCAACACAAATGCCTTATGCGTTATTAATAGGTGCAATTTCAGTACTTATTGGCTATTTACCTGTATCTTTTGGACTACCGGTGGTATTTTCATTGGCACTTGGAGTAATTTTTATATTTATTATTTTAAAAACAATTGGTAAAAAAGTTGAATAAATTTAGGGTGTAAATTTACGCCCTAAATTTCAAAAGATATGAAAGAAAAATTTATTTTAAATTTAAAAAATCAAAAATCATATTCAATTAAAAAATACTACATTATCCAAACACTTTTTATATTAAGTTATCTATTTTTTGCCTTAATTGTGCCTTATGATATAGAAAAAATTTATCCAAACGCTTTAAAATTTATAGATTTTTTTAAATTTATCCAAGTAGTTGATATCTTAGATAAAGATGAAAATATAAAAAGCGGTATAGTGTTTTACTTTTGTTTTATGCTAGTTATTGGGCTTATTTATACGATTTGGCATTTTAAAAACTACTTTTATAAGCTTGTGATTTTAAATGGTTTCTTAGGCATAAATGAACCTGTAAAAGATGGTATTGTTGGTAAAATGAACGAACAAGATTTAAAACTAGTTAAAAATCCATTTTTACTTTTTATTTTACTGATTTGTGTTTACCTGTTTTTTATCTATATTTTATATTATTTTTTTAGCGGAAATTTTTTAAATGATTGTGGTGATATCTTTGAAAGACGAAATAATATAACTTATTTACAAAAATATCAAACAAAGCTTGGTGCTTCATATACCACAGCTATTTTTCAAGGAATTGCTTTTTATATAAGTATCGTTGTGATAAATTTAAGAGTGTTGCATCTTTTGTGGTTGTATAAAAATAGTAAAAATAAAATTGACTAAATTTTAAAAAAGTATTGAGCTTTCAACTTTTTAAACTCTCAGCCAGCGCTAAAACTTCAAAATACTCATTTTCCATATTTGTTAAATTTCCCTTTTTTTCTTCTAGTTCTTCAAAAAGAGATTGAATCCCTACTTCTTTATAAATTTCAGGTGTTGAAAGTGCGTGATTTAGCTCTTTTATACGGTTTTCAAGTCTTTCTATTTCAGCTGGATACTCATTTAAAATTTTATTTTGCTTAAAGCTTAATTTTGTTTGAGTTTTTGGCTGTAAGCTTTTTTGAGCTTGTTGCTCATTTGATTTTTCTTTGGCATCTTTTTCTATTTCATCAAGCTCTTCGATCTCATCTTCAAGTTCTAAATACTCACTATATGGCATATACGTTTGATTAATATTTCCGCTATTTTCAAAAATCCAAAGCTTATTTGTAACTTTATCTACAAAATATCTATCATGACTTACGATTATAACAGCACCTTCAAAACTCATTAAATACTCTTCTAAGATATTAATCGTAGCAATGTCAAGGTCATTTGTAGGTTCATCTAAAATTAAGCAATCATACTCTTTTGTAAAAAGTAAAGCCAAAGCTACTCTATTTTTTTCGCCACCACTTAAAGAGCCAACCTTTTGAGTTAAAAACTCTTTTGGGAAAAGAAAGTTTTTTAAATAGCCATATACATGCATATATCTACCTCTAACCCAAACATGGTCCCCACCATTTGGACAAAAAACTTCTATTAAGCTATCATCGTCGTTAATGCCTTCTCTCATTTGATCGAAATATCCGATTTTTAATTCACCTTTTTTTATAACTCCACTATCTGGTGAAATTCTACCCAAAAATGTTTTTAAAAGTGTGCTTTTTCCACTTCCGTTTTTTCCTACTATTCCAATCCTCTCACCTTGCAAAACTCTTGTATTAAAATTTTTAAAAAGTGTTTTTCCACCTAATGCTTTTGTTAAATTTACACACTCAAAAAGCATTTTTTTTCTATTTTGCCCAAGTCCGCCGTGATTAAAACTAACATTTGCTCTTTCTAACTCAAGTTTTACTTTTCGTATAATTCCAGGATTTTTCTTTGCAGCTTCTCGCATTTGAATAACGCGTTGTTTTCTTCCTTCATCTCTTTTAAGCCTAGCTTTTACTCCGCGCCTAAGCCACTCTTCTTCACTTTTTAAAGTTTTTATTAAAGTTTCGTAGCTTTTTTGCATAGAAGCTAACATTTCTTGTTTTTTAATTAAATAATTTTCATATCCACCATCAAAACTTTGAATTTCGCCATCTTCTATTTCTATACAACGATTAGCAAGGCGTTCTATAAAATATCTATCATGACTTATAAATACTATTGTTTGGTTACTAGAAATAATCATTTCCTCTAAAAATTTAACCATATAAACATCAAGATGGTTTGTTGGCTCGTCCAGTAAAAGCACATCAGGTTTTTTTAGTATTAGTCCGCCAAGTGCGACACGCCTTATCTCACCACCACTTAAAGTTGAAATAGCTCTATCTTTAAACTCATCAAGTTCGAAATGCTCAATTACACGAGTTATTTTATTTTCTATATTCCACGCATCGTGTGTATCTATAAATTTGCTAAGTTCGTTTTGCTTTTGTATTAAGTCTTTATTTTGAGGATCATTAGAAAGCGAATTTAAAGTTTTTGTATATTCATCAAGTGCACTATATATCTCTTTAAGTTCTGATCTTATGGCTTGTTCGACTGTAAAATGAGACTTGAAATTTGGAGCTTGTTCAAGATATTGCACATTTATACCATTTTGCGTAACAACTCTTCCCTCATCAGGTGTATAAATTCCAGCAATTATTTTCATAAGAGTTGATTTTCCACCACCATTTTTTCCAATAATGGCAATTCTTTCTTTATCGTTTATAGTTAAATTTGCATTATTTAAAATACTTTTTGTACCAAATTTCTTTTTTACATCTATTAAATCAACAAGTGCCAATAAATTTCCTTATAATAAATTTTATTATTCTATATCAAATAAGTTAAATTTATAATAAAATAGCTTGATTTTAGTCAAAATAGCTTAATTTATCATCTTTTGGATTGTAGTTTTGTTTTGCAAATTTAATAAATTTCTCAATATTTTCTTTTTTTGAACTATCTTTTCTATATATAAAGTAACTATAATTTTGCAAAGGGTAATTATCATCTTTTGGATGAGAAATTGTGCCTTTATATTGCAAATAAGCCGAGTTTAAATTTCGCGTGTAGTAGTAGCTTGCATATCCGATAGAATAAGGAGTTTGTTTTATAAAAAAAGCTATTTCTTTATTTCCCTTTTTTCCAATTCCTAGTTTGAAATTTACAAACTCACTGTTTTTTAAATTCCAAAAATCACTATTGTTTTTTAAAAAAGATGATAGTGTAAATGTAGTGCCAGATCCATCATATCTATGAAAAAAGATTATTTTTTCATTTGGTAGATTTAAATTTGGATTTAAAAGAGTTATCTCTTTATCATTCCAAAACTTAATTTTTCCTATAAAAATTTTAGATATCAAATTTGGAGTTAAAACTAAATTTGAAATATTTGGCAAATTGTAACTTATGGAAATTGGACTTTTTATAAATGGTATAAACTCTAAACTATCATCTTTTAAAGCTATATCAACTATTGCAAAATCAGCTTTATTAAGCAAAACTTGTTTTATTCCACCGCTTGATCCAATTGGAAAATATGAAATTTCATTTTTAGTTTTTAATTTATATAAATTTGAAAGTTCAACCACTTTATCGCCTGCAAAGGTTGCACCATATCCTTTAAGCTCATAAGCATTTAATAAATTTATGCATAAAAATATAAAACTAAATTTCACTATTTTTTGCAGCATTGCTATCCTTAATTCCAAAAAATTTTATAAAAATAATTTTAACTTTTTGCATAATTTTATCAAACCAACTCTTTTTTTGAAGTAAAATCGAAATATTTATCCCATCTTTTTTTGTATAAATTCTACTAGCTCCATCAAAAACAGAAGTATAAAACTCATCTTCATCTAAAAGTTTTTCTTCAACTAAATCTTTCGTATCTATAAAAAGATCTATATCAATGCCATATTTTTCTCCTAGCTTATTTAACTCATTTCTTAAATTTACAATATCTTCATGAAAATCTTTTTTTATCTTTTTTTTAATTACAAAAAGATCTATATCGCTACTTGGCTTTGGAGTTCCTTTGGCATAGCTTCCAAAAATCCAAATTTCTCTTGGGTTTAAAGATTTTAATTTTTTAATTAACTTATCTTGAATACCCTTTGGCAAATGAGTATTATCCAAATTTTCCACCTACATACTCTTGTAAAAGTTTTTCTCTTGGGTTTTTAAATATTTGCTCAGTTTTGCCAAATTCTATTAAATCTCCTAAATACATAAATGCTGTATAATCACTAACTCTTAGAGCTTGTTGCATGTTGTGAGTTACAATGACAATTGTGTAGTTTTCTTTTAGTCTATGTATAAGCTCTTCAATAGCTATTGTGGAAATTGGATCAAGTGCTGAAGTTGGCTCATCAAAAAGCAAAATATCAGGGCTTACTGCAATGGCTCTTGCTATACAAAGTCTTTGTCTTTGGCCTCCTGAAAGTCCTGCGGCATCATCATTTAATCTATCCTTTACCTCATCCCAGATATTTGCACCTTTTAAGGCACTTTCAGTAATTTGCGATAATGTTTTTTTATCTTTTATACCTTGAAGCTTTAAGCCATATTCAACATTATCTTTTATACTCATTGGAAAGGCAGTAGGTTGCTGAAAAATCATACCGATTTTTATTCTTAAATTTATTAAATCAATATTGCTACTTAAAATATTTTCACCACAAAAAGAAATTTCACCTTCGTAGCGATTTCCTGGATAAAGATCGTGAATTCTGTTAATTGACCTTAAAAGAGTTGATTTACCACATCCTGATGGCCCTATCAAAGCAGTTACTTTTTTATCAGCCACTGGCATGTTGATTTTATTTAAATTTGGTTTATTGCTTCCTTGATACCAAAATGAGAAATCTTTTATGCTTAAAGCAAGATTTTCTTTAACTTCTGTTATTGTTGCCATAAATTTATCCTTTATTTTTCTTTGTTTTTATTAACATTCTACCGATTATATTTACACCTAAAACTACAACCGCTAACAAAAATGCTCCCGCCCATGCAACTGAATTTAAGTCCGCATCAGGACTTTGAGTAAATTCATAAATTGTATTTGTTAAGCTTGGCATTGGAGCAAATGGATTTAAAGTTAAAAAATCCCATGCACCTGAAGTAAATAAAAGCGGTGCAGTTTCACCTGAAACTCTTGCCACAGCTAAAACAACCCCAGTTAAAATGCCATTTTTTGCCGCACGAAATACAATTTGCATTGTAACTTTATATTTTGGTGCACCCAAAGCAAACGCCGCTTCTCTTAAGCTTTGTGGAACCAAAGTTAGCATATCATCGGTTGTTTTTAATATAACCGGTATCATCATAACAGCCAAAGCTAAAGCTCCAGCAAATCCATTATAAGAACCAAATGGTGATACCACAATAGCATAAATAAATGCACCAATTACAATTGATGGCGTACTCATCATAATATCGCTCATATTTCTTATAAAGTTTGATTTTCTATCATTAGCTCCGCCATATTCACTTAGATATGTTCCAGCCATTAATCCGATTGGAATTCCTATAACTGAGGCAATTCCTACTAAAATAGTATGTCCGATAAGAGCATTTCTAAGTCCGCCAAAAACAGTATCATCTATAAAAATAGAGCTACTAAATCCAGCTATTCCCTTAACTATCAAAGTCACCATTATCCACACTAAAAAAAACAATCCCAAAACTGCAAAGAAAATAGAAACATAATTTACTATTTTATTAGTTCTTACTCTTTTTGCAGCGGCTTTTTCTCTTATAGCTTTAAATTTATCACTCATTTTATTACCCTTTTCTTTCTAAGTAGCGCAAACTTTGCAACTGCAATCGTAATAAAGCTAATAACAAATAAAATAAGCGCTAAATAATACATCGAACTTTCATAAACTCTCATTCCCATTGCCTCGCCAAATTGTAAAGCAAGTGTTACTGGGATACTTGTTGCTGGATCTGAAATATTACTAGGAATAACAGAAATTCCACCAAGCAAAAACGCAACAGCCATAGTCTCACCAAACGCTCTACCTAAAGCTAAAATAATTGAACCAATAATTCCTGCTTTTGCATATGGAAAAATAACATTTTTTATAACATCGAATTTAGTAGCACCTAAGGCATAAGCTGATTCTTTTAAAATGGCTGGAGTTGTCTCCATACTATCTCTTGTAACTGAGGCAATAAATGGCAAAATCATAATCGATAAAACAAGTCCACCAGTTAAAAGTCCAAGTCCAGTTCCTCCAAAAAGCTTTTGAACAAAAGGAACAAAATATAAAAAGCCCCACATTCCATAGACAATAGATGGAATTGCAGCTAGTAATTCAATATTTACACTAAAAAAAGTCCTAACTTTAAATGGAGCAATTTCTGTTAAAAATATAGCTATACCGATAGCAACAGGCGTAGCTAAAAGCATAGCTATAAATGTTGAAACTATCGTTCCAAATATAGCAGCTGCACCACCAAGACGCTTATTTGCCACATCCCAAGTAGAATCAAACAAAAACCCTAACCCAAATTCATTTATAGCAGGAAGTGCCCTATAAAAAAGTGTTAGAAAAATAATAAGCAAAATAATTAAAACCAAAATTGAAGACATTTTTGCAAAAAATGAGAATATTTTTTCATTTTTTAAAGCATGGCGCTGAAAACCTGTCATTATAAACCTTTTTGTAAGTTATAGCTCTCTGCAAGAATTAGCAGAGAGTTTTTTAATTTAGTTGTTGTTTGGTTGAATGTCGTATTTTTTCCAATACTCTTCAATCATCTTAACAGTATCATCAGGAAGTGGTAAATATCCTAAATCAGCAGCTGCTTTTTTAGCTTTTTGACTTGTAAATGCCCATTTAAAAAATTTAGTTACTTTTTTACCATCTTCAGCGTTATCACTTGGTAAAACGATAAATGTTGCTGCAACGATCGGATATGATTTCTCACCAGCACTATATGCTAAAACATCATAAAAATGCTCATCAATGCTAAAATTTGAATTTAATGCAGCACGATCAAAGTTTTCTTTTGTTGGCTCAGCCCAATCACCATTTTTTGTTTTTAGAGTTGCTGCAGCTAAGTTTTCTTGAACTTTATAAGCGTATTCAATATATCCAATTGAGTTTGAAGTTTGCTTTATTGTTTTTGCTACAAGAGGATTTCCTTGAGCTGGAGTTACTTTTGCGCCCCAATTAATTGTTTTTGCAGCACCATAATTTTTAGCCCAGTCTTCATCTGCTCTTGCTAAATAACTTGTAAAGTTAAATGTTGTTCCACTTGATTCACTTCTTACAACTGGAACGATGTCTGCAGCAGGAAGTTTTAAATTTGGATTAAGCTCTTTTAGGTATGCATCATCCCATTTTGTGATTTTTCCACTAAATATTCCTGCAACTGCTTTGCCATCAAGCTTTAATTCATGATCTTTTACACCATTTATGTTATAAGCTAAAACAACACTTCCTGTAACTCCTGGAAATTGTAAAAGTTTTTTCTCTTTTAACTCCTCTTTTGTTAAAGCTGCATCAGTTCCACCGAAATTTCCATTTCTATCAGTTATAGCACTTACTCCTTTTCCGCTTCCACCACCGCTATAAGTTACTTGATTTTTAGTATCTTTGTAATATAACTTTGCCCACTCTTTATAAACGGGCATTGGAAAAGTTGCACCTTGACCTGAAATTTTGTCATTTGCACTCAAATTTGAAAAAACAAATGCCGAAGCGACTGCTAAAATAGCTAATTTTTTTACCATTTTTTATCCTTTTTCTAAAATTTGAAGCAATTGTAAGAAAACTTTATAACTTTTTGGAAACTTTTATAAAGCAGATAAAATTTAGACTAAACTCATAAAATTTAGCTATACTTTCACTATGAATAAACTTAAGCCACTTGCCTCTTTTAAATTTAAAAACTTTAAAATTTATTGGATTGGGATGAATGTCTCACTAATTGGCTCTTGGATGCAAAGTATCGCTCAACCTTGGCTAGCCCTTAGTATTACAAATAATGCATTTTTGGTAAGTTTGGTTGCCGTGGCTCAGTTTTTACCGCCACTTTTTTTAACTCTAATCTCAGGAGCTTTGGTTGAT from Campylobacter ureolyticus includes:
- the pstC gene encoding phosphate ABC transporter permease subunit PstC — its product is MTGFQRHALKNEKIFSFFAKMSSILVLIILLIIFLTLFYRALPAINEFGLGFLFDSTWDVANKRLGGAAAIFGTIVSTFIAMLLATPVAIGIAIFLTEIAPFKVRTFFSVNIELLAAIPSIVYGMWGFLYFVPFVQKLFGGTGLGLLTGGLVLSIMILPFIASVTRDSMETTPAILKESAYALGATKFDVIKNVIFPYAKAGIIGSIILALGRAFGETMAVAFLLGGISVIPSNISDPATSIPVTLALQFGEAMGMRVYESSMYYLALILFVISFITIAVAKFALLRKKRVIK
- the abc-f gene encoding ribosomal protection-like ABC-F family protein, producing the protein MALVDLIDVKKKFGTKSILNNANLTINDKERIAIIGKNGGGKSTLMKIIAGIYTPDEGRVVTQNGINVQYLEQAPNFKSHFTVEQAIRSELKEIYSALDEYTKTLNSLSNDPQNKDLIQKQNELSKFIDTHDAWNIENKITRVIEHFELDEFKDRAISTLSGGEIRRVALGGLILKKPDVLLLDEPTNHLDVYMVKFLEEMIISSNQTIVFISHDRYFIERLANRCIEIEDGEIQSFDGGYENYLIKKQEMLASMQKSYETLIKTLKSEEEWLRRGVKARLKRDEGRKQRVIQMREAAKKNPGIIRKVKLELERANVSFNHGGLGQNRKKMLFECVNLTKALGGKTLFKNFNTRVLQGERIGIVGKNGSGKSTLLKTFLGRISPDSGVIKKGELKIGYFDQMREGINDDDSLIEVFCPNGGDHVWVRGRYMHVYGYLKNFLFPKEFLTQKVGSLSGGEKNRVALALLFTKEYDCLILDEPTNDLDIATINILEEYLMSFEGAVIIVSHDRYFVDKVTNKLWIFENSGNINQTYMPYSEYLELEDEIEELDEIEKDAKEKSNEQQAQKSLQPKTQTKLSFKQNKILNEYPAEIERLENRIKELNHALSTPEIYKEVGIQSLFEELEEKKGNLTNMENEYFEVLALAESLKS
- a CDS encoding nucleotidyltransferase family protein, translating into MENLDNTHLPKGIQDKLIKKLKSLNPREIWIFGSYAKGTPKPSSDIDLFVIKKKIKKDFHEDIVNLRNELNKLGEKYGIDIDLFIDTKDLVEEKLLDEDEFYTSVFDGASRIYTKKDGINISILLQKKSWFDKIMQKVKIIFIKFFGIKDSNAAKNSEI
- the pstA gene encoding phosphate ABC transporter permease PstA, coding for MSDKFKAIREKAAAKRVRTNKIVNYVSIFFAVLGLFFLVWIMVTLIVKGIAGFSSSIFIDDTVFGGLRNALIGHTILVGIASVIGIPIGLMAGTYLSEYGGANDRKSNFIRNMSDIMMSTPSIVIGAFIYAIVVSPFGSYNGFAGALALAVMMIPVILKTTDDMLTLVPQSLREAAFALGAPKYKVTMQIVFRAAKNGILTGVVLAVARVSGETAPLLFTSGAWDFLTLNPFAPMPSLTNTIYEFTQSPDADLNSVAWAGAFLLAVVVLGVNIIGRMLIKTKKNKG
- a CDS encoding phosphate ABC transporter substrate-binding protein PstS, whose product is MLQKIVKFSFIFLCINLLNAYELKGYGATFAGDKVVELSNLYKLKTKNEISYFPIGSSGGIKQVLLNKADFAIVDIALKDDSLEFIPFIKSPISISYNLPNISNLVLTPNLISKIFIGKIKFWNDKEITLLNPNLNLPNEKIIFFHRYDGSGTTFTLSSFLKNNSDFWNLKNSEFVNFKLGIGKKGNKEIAFFIKQTPYSIGYASYYYTRNLNSAYLQYKGTISHPKDDNYPLQNYSYFIYRKDSSKKENIEKFIKFAKQNYNPKDDKLSYFD
- the pstB gene encoding phosphate ABC transporter ATP-binding protein PstB, giving the protein MATITEVKENLALSIKDFSFWYQGSNKPNLNKINMPVADKKVTALIGPSGCGKSTLLRSINRIHDLYPGNRYEGEISFCGENILSSNIDLINLRIKIGMIFQQPTAFPMSIKDNVEYGLKLQGIKDKKTLSQITESALKGANIWDEVKDRLNDDAAGLSGGQRQRLCIARAIAVSPDILLFDEPTSALDPISTIAIEELIHRLKENYTIVIVTHNMQQALRVSDYTAFMYLGDLIEFGKTEQIFKNPREKLLQEYVGGKFG
- the pstS gene encoding phosphate ABC transporter substrate-binding protein PstS codes for the protein MVKKLAILAVASAFVFSNLSANDKISGQGATFPMPVYKEWAKLYYKDTKNQVTYSGGGSGKGVSAITDRNGNFGGTDAALTKEELKEKKLLQFPGVTGSVVLAYNINGVKDHELKLDGKAVAGIFSGKITKWDDAYLKELNPNLKLPAADIVPVVRSESSGTTFNFTSYLARADEDWAKNYGAAKTINWGAKVTPAQGNPLVAKTIKQTSNSIGYIEYAYKVQENLAAATLKTKNGDWAEPTKENFDRAALNSNFSIDEHFYDVLAYSAGEKSYPIVAATFIVLPSDNAEDGKKVTKFFKWAFTSQKAKKAAADLGYLPLPDDTVKMIEEYWKKYDIQPNNN